Proteins encoded in a region of the Capra hircus breed San Clemente chromosome 3, ASM170441v1, whole genome shotgun sequence genome:
- the SELENBP1 gene encoding selenium-binding protein 1 has translation MATKCGKCGPGYPSPLEAMKGPREELVYLPCIYRNTGIEAPDYLATVDVNPKSPQYSQVIHRLPMPNLKDELHHSGWNTCSSCFGDSTKSRTKLVLPSLISSRVYVVDVATEPRAPKLHKVIEPKEIHAKCDLGYLHTSHCLASGEVMISSLGDPKGNGKGGFVLLDGETFEVKGTWEQPGGAAPMGYDFWYQPRHNVMISTEWAAPNVLQDGFNPADVEAGLYGQRLHVWDWQRRERVQTLTMQDGLIPLEIRFLHNPAADQGFVGCALGSNIQRFYKNQGGTWSVEKVIQVPSKKVKGWILPEMPSLITDILLSLDDRFLYFSNWLHGDLRQYDISDPKRPRLVGQIFLGGSIVKGGPVQVLEDQELKCQPEPLVVKGKQVAGGPQMIQLSLDGTRLYVTTSLYSAWDKQFYPDLIREGSVMLQVDVDTVRGGLKLNPNFLVDFGKEPLGPALAHELRYPGGDCSSDIWL, from the exons ATGG CCACCAAATGTGGGAAGTGCGGACCTGGCTACCCTTCCCCTCTGGAGGCCATGAAAG GACCCAGGGAGGAGCTTGTCTACCTGCCCTGCATTTACCGAAACACGGGCATTGAAGCCCCGGATTACCTGGCCACTGTGGATGTTAACCCCAAGTCTCCCCAGTATTCCCAG GTCATCCACCGGCTGCCCATGCCCAACCTGAAGGACGAACTGCATCACTCAGGATGGAACACCTGCAGTAGCTGCTTTGGGGACAGCACCAAGTCACGCACCAAGCTGGTGCTGCCCAGCCTCATCTCCTCCCGAGTCTATGTGGTGGACGTGGCCACCGAGCCCCGTGCTCCAAAGCTGCACAAG GTCATCGAGCCCAAGGAGATCCATGCCAAGTGTGACCTGGGCTACCTCCACACCAGCCACTGTCTGGCCAGTGGGGAGGTGATGATCAGTTCCCTGGGAGACCCCAAGGGCAATGGCAAAG GGGGTTTTGTGCTCCTGGATGGAGAGACATTTGAGGTGAAGGGGACGTGGGAGCAGCCTGGAGGTGCTGCACCTATGGGCTATGACTTCTGGTATCAACCTCGACACAATGTCATGATCAGTACTGAATGGGCAGCTCCCAATGTGTTACAAGATGGCTTCAACCCTGCTGATGTGGAGGCAG GGCTGTATGGGCAGCGCTTACACGTGTGGGACTGGCAGCGCCGTGAGAGGGTGCAGACCCTGACTATGCAGGACGGTCTCATCCCCCTGGAGATCCGCTTCCTACACAACCCGGCCGCCGACCAGGGCTTCGTGGGCTGTGCCCTTGGCTCCAACATTCAGCGCTTCTACAAGAACCAG GGAGGGACTTGGTCAGTGGAGAAGGTGATCCAGGTGCCCTCCAAGAAAGTGAAGGGTTGGATACTGCCCGAAATGCCAA gcCTGATCACTGACATCCTGCTGTCCCTGGACGACCGCTTCCTCTACTTCAGCAACTGGCTGCACGGGGACCTGCGACAGTATGACATCTCTGACCCCAAGAGGCCCCGCCTCGTGGGACAG ATCTTCCTCGGGGGCAGCATTGTTAAGGGAGGCCCTGTGCAGGTCTTGGAGGACCAGGAGCTGAAGTGCCAGCCAGAGCCCCTGGTGGTCAAG GGGAAGCAAGTGGCTGGAGGCCCTCAGATGATCCAGCTCAGCTTGGATGGGACCCGTCTCTATGTCACCACATCGCTGTACAGTGCCTGGGACAAGCAGTTTTACCCTGATCTCATCAG GGAAGGCTCTGTGATGCTGCAGGTCGACGTAGACACAGTAAGGGGAGGGCTGAAGTTGAACCCCAACTTCCTGGTGGATTTTGGGAAGGAGCCCCTTGGCCCAGCCCTGGCCCATGAGCTCCGCTACCCTGGGGGTGACTGCAGCTCTGACATCTGGCTCTGA